In Moorella sp. Hama-1, a single genomic region encodes these proteins:
- the hepT gene encoding type VII toxin-antitoxin system HepT family RNase toxin, whose translation MLNEELIAERLGIIQSAIRRLQLLARMPRKQFLQDEDAVDIAENRLRRALEALFDLGRHLVVKSGLGIPQDYRAIIEKLKDGEILPSDFARQIMGMAGYRNRLVHEYNKVTPEELYEILQNRLGDFTLFCQHIVNYLERR comes from the coding sequence TTGTTAAATGAGGAACTAATAGCCGAAAGGCTGGGTATTATTCAAAGCGCTATAAGAAGGTTGCAGCTCCTGGCGCGCATGCCACGGAAACAATTCCTGCAAGACGAAGACGCTGTGGATATTGCCGAGAACAGGTTGCGCCGGGCCCTGGAAGCATTGTTTGACCTGGGCCGCCACCTGGTGGTAAAATCAGGCCTGGGCATCCCCCAGGACTACCGGGCGATAATCGAAAAGCTGAAGGACGGGGAAATACTACCTTCAGATTTTGCCCGCCAGATTATGGGCATGGCCGGCTACCGCAATCGTCTTGTCCATGAATACAACAAGGTGACACCGGAAGAACTATATGAAATCCTGCAAAACCGTCTGGGTGATTTTACGCTGTTCTGTCAACATATTGTTAATTACCTGGAAAGGCGCTAA
- a CDS encoding cupin domain-containing protein, whose translation MPDKDQAGSRPLDARAAILSELVDYQGGSIVSQTIIDKKAGTVTLFAFAAGQGLSEHTAPYDALVHVLDGEVEITIAGKPLHVKPGEAVIMPANQPHALRALTNFKMVLTMIRS comes from the coding sequence ATGCCGGACAAAGATCAGGCTGGGAGCAGGCCCCTCGACGCCCGGGCGGCCATTTTAAGTGAACTGGTCGATTACCAGGGGGGCTCTATCGTCAGCCAAACAATTATTGATAAAAAGGCGGGTACGGTAACCCTCTTCGCCTTCGCCGCTGGCCAGGGCCTGAGTGAACATACGGCCCCCTACGACGCCCTAGTCCACGTACTCGATGGGGAAGTGGAGATTACCATCGCCGGTAAGCCACTCCATGTTAAACCGGGGGAGGCCGTTATCATGCCCGCCAACCAGCCCCACGCCCTGCGGGCGCTAACAAACTTTAAGATGGTCCTGACCATGATCCGGTCTTGA
- the mntA gene encoding type VII toxin-antitoxin system MntA family adenylyltransferase antitoxin yields the protein MQEKIFSSTLTPIFASLPNIVAVYLFGSYLNEPERARDVDLAILLKKPVSRITYYYTHLYSKLGEIFSPLEVDLLFLNCAPVPIAFEVINTGQVIYCTDEERRTDFEYVISGLYLDYNYHLHQGRRELYETIREASPLVK from the coding sequence ATGCAGGAAAAAATTTTTTCATCAACTCTTACGCCTATATTTGCCTCATTACCGAATATCGTAGCCGTATATTTATTTGGTTCCTATTTAAATGAGCCTGAGCGGGCGCGGGATGTGGACCTGGCAATTCTTCTCAAAAAACCGGTAAGCAGGATAACATACTACTATACGCATCTTTATTCAAAGCTGGGAGAAATTTTTTCGCCTCTTGAAGTGGACCTGCTCTTTTTAAATTGTGCACCCGTCCCTATAGCTTTTGAAGTGATTAATACCGGTCAAGTTATTTATTGTACTGATGAGGAGCGCCGGACAGACTTTGAATACGTTATTTCCGGTTTATATCTTGACTATAATTACCATCTACACCAGGGCAGGCGGGAATTATATGAAACAATAAGGGAGGCATCACCTCTTGTTAAATGA
- a CDS encoding transposase, translating into MYHITRNGGHFVSRLKQTANPTIVSVLRKYRGQAIDLAGKSLQDVLPHLKREVLDVLVEISFKRRSYKEKASLAKETYRLIGILDQGTNEYHLYLTSLSPEQISAEDVAILYGARWSVELIFKELKRIYQLDVINSGKDDVVESLVLVAMLALVVSHRVLNFMRRIVPEKGNRWTPMRWAEAF; encoded by the coding sequence ATGTACCACATCACCAGGAATGGTGGTCACTTCGTTAGCCGCCTTAAGCAAACAGCCAATCCCACCATCGTCTCCGTACTGCGGAAGTACCGGGGCCAGGCCATAGACCTGGCGGGAAAGAGCCTGCAGGATGTCCTGCCCCACTTAAAACGAGAAGTGCTGGACGTACTTGTGGAGATCTCCTTCAAGCGCCGGTCTTATAAAGAAAAAGCCTCTCTGGCTAAAGAAACCTACCGTTTAATCGGGATCCTGGACCAGGGCACCAACGAGTATCACCTGTACCTTACCAGCCTTTCTCCAGAGCAAATAAGCGCGGAAGATGTAGCAATTTTATATGGAGCAAGGTGGAGTGTAGAACTGATATTCAAAGAACTGAAACGTATCTACCAGCTAGATGTAATCAACAGCGGCAAGGATGATGTTGTGGAATCCCTGGTACTGGTAGCAATGCTGGCTCTGGTAGTAAGTCACCGGGTACTGAACTTCATGCGGCGTATAGTGCCGGAAAAAGGAAACCGCTGGACCCCCATGCGCTGGGCCGAAGCCTTTTAG